The Desulfuromonas sp. region GCGTCGAACTGATCACCACCGCCCCGACCGTTGTCTACCACGTCACCACGGTGCGCGGGGAAAAGCTCCGGGTCGAAAGCGCCAACAAGCTTCCCGATACGCAGTATATCGAGCGCGTCGAAGAGCCCTTTATCCTCGCCTCGGTCCACGTCCCCAACGAATTCGTCGGAGCCGTGCTCGCCCTTTGCGAGGAGAAGCGCGGCGTTCAGCGGGAGATCAAATACCTGACCGCCAACCGGGTGATGGTCATCTACGAATTGCCCCTCAACGAGATCGTGCTCGATTTCTACGACCGCCTCAAGTCGATCACCCGGGGGTACGCCTCCTTCGACTACGAGCACCTCGACTACCGGCTCAGCGAACTTGTGCGCCTCAATGTCCTCATCAACGGCGAGGTCGTCGATGCTCTCTCGCTTATCGTTCATCGCGACAAGGCTCCTTTCCGCGGAAGGGAACTCGTCTCCAAGATGAAGGAATTCATCCCCCGTCAGCAGTTCGAAGTGGCTATTCAGGCCGCCATCGGAAACAAGGTCATCGCCCGGGAGACGGTCAAGGCCCTGCGCAAGGATGTCACCGCCAAGTGCTACGGGGGGGACATCACCCGCAAGCGCAAACTCCTAGAGAAGCAGAAGGAGGGGAAGAAGCGCATGAAACAGGTCGGCAGCGTTGAACTGCCCCAGGAGGCCTTCCTGGCCATCCTTAAAGTGAAAGAAAAGAAATGATGAGTGAAGACACTGGACTTGCGAAAGAAAACGGGCCAACTGCAGCGAGGGCCCGCAAGAAGCCGTGGTACCGGGAATACGCCGAGGCGCTCATTGTCGCCGCGATCCTTGCCCTGCTGATTCGCACCTTCGTAGTCCAGGCCTTCAAGATCCCCTCCGGGTCCATGGAGGACACTCTCCTGGTCGGGGACCATCTCCTGGTCAACAAGTTCATCTACGGCACCCAGCTGCCCTTTACCGATCTGCGCTTACTTCCTATTCGCCACCCGGAGCGTGGCGATGTTATCGTGTTCGAGTTCCCCGAAGACCGCGACAAGCCCTTTTACAAGCGGCGGGACTTCATCAAGCGGGTGGTCGGGGTTCCCGGGGACGTTGTCGAAGTCCGCGACAAGGTGGTCTTCATCAACGGGAAGTCCCATATCATCCCCCAGGAGGTCCACAAGGAGGCCGACCTGATCGCGACCGAGTTCGGCCCCCGAGATTTCATGGCCCCGGTCAAAGTTCCGGCGGAGAGCTATTTCGTCATGGGCGACAACCGCGACCGTTCCTACGACAGCCGTTTTTGGAAATTCGTCAAGGAGTCCGAGATCAAGGGCCTGGCTTTTATCAAGTACTGGTCCTGGGACCGTGAAAAGTTCCGGCCCCGCTGGGCCAGGCTCGGCCGTCCCATCGACTGAAAAGTTCCGGTTGACTTGGCCGCCATCGCCCTGATATAGTCCGAAAAATTTAGTTGAACGTCCCTTTTAAGTTAATCCAGAGAGGTTAGCAAAGGTGGCAAAATGCAAGAAACGGCACCCAGCCGTCATTAGATATCAGAGTACCTTTCCGCCTGGCGCGGAAAGGTACTTTTTTGTGTTCAGGCCAGAGTAAGGGAGGGTTGGACCATGGCAAAGGAAGGAACTGTCATCCTGGATCAGGCCGGCATCCGCAGGGCCCTGACCCGCGTCGCACACGAGATCCTCGAACGGAACAAAGGAACCGGGGACCTGGTCCTGGTCGGCATCCGGAAAGGGGGCGATCATCTGGCCCGCATGCTTTTCGACCGGATCGCCGAGATCGAGGGGGTCGAACTGCCCCTCGGGGCGG contains the following coding sequences:
- the lepB gene encoding signal peptidase I, whose protein sequence is MSEDTGLAKENGPTAARARKKPWYREYAEALIVAAILALLIRTFVVQAFKIPSGSMEDTLLVGDHLLVNKFIYGTQLPFTDLRLLPIRHPERGDVIVFEFPEDRDKPFYKRRDFIKRVVGVPGDVVEVRDKVVFINGKSHIIPQEVHKEADLIATEFGPRDFMAPVKVPAESYFVMGDNRDRSYDSRFWKFVKESEIKGLAFIKYWSWDREKFRPRWARLGRPID